In the Aquimarina spinulae genome, CATTAATTGCATCGATATCTCGTTCTGCTTTTTTAATTTCTATAAAGGCTTCATAGGCTTCTTCTAAAACTGTACGCCCAAATACAAAATCTATATCTTGCTTTAAAAAACCAATCTTCACCTCTTTATCCATAGCTATTTGACCAGAATCTGGTTCTTGCTCTTTGGACAAAATCTTAAGCATGGTAGATTTTCCTGCACCATTCTTTCCTATCAATCCAACTCGATCCCCTGCATTTAATCTGAAGCTTATTTCTTCAAAAAGGTATTCTCCTCCAAACGAAATCGATAAGTTATGTATGTTTAACATCTGCTTTTGAATATTTTGTGCAAAGATGATTAATTTTGCGTTAGAATAAAAACGCTCATGAACTTCTTAAAAGGAACAAAAATTTATAGCATTATAACTGGTAGCTGCCCTGTATGCCAGGAAGAAAGTATGTATAAGGAATCGAATCCTTATAAATTAAGCCAAACTTTAAAAATGCAGGACCGTTGTAGTCATTGTGGCACCAAATACAAAATAGAACCTTCTTTTTTTTATGGAGCTATGTATGTGAGTTATCCTGTAGGGATTGCTTTTGCGGTTGCAGCTTTTGTGATTAGTAATCTCATTTTTAAGCTGGATCTAGTGGCTACTTTTATTATAATTTCTATAACGATGATTGCTTTTTTGCCTGTTATTTTAAGGTTATCCCGAAATATATGGATCAACTTTTTTATGCACTACAAAAAAGAAGAGCATTCTTCATAGGTCACTATACCGTTTACAATCTATTTCTTTGTCTAAAGAAGTTCCTTTTTCTATATGTTTATATAGTTCTTTTGCCATAGTAGGAGCCAAGAGTATGCCTCTACTCCCCATACCATTTAAAATATGCACATTAGCATATCTGGCATGTGTTCCTATCAAAGGTCTTCGATCTCTTACTGTAGGACGTATTCCTGCTACCTGATCTACTACCTTGTAGGGCACTTTTAAAAATTTTTCCAGCTTTTTTTGCAATTCCTCCCTGGCAGTAGTTGTTATTTCGGGAGATTTATCCTCGTTATTATATGTTGCCCCTACTTTATATAAATCCTCTCCCAGCGGGATAATAAATATCGAAGATTTTATTGCTTCCTTTTGCTTAAGTGCTTCAGACTTAATAATAATATATTCACCTTTATTACCATATAATGGCAGATCATTAAAAAATGGATTCTTTTTTACTCCATACCCCTCAGCAAATACAATATGCCTGCATTTTATTTCTTTATATTGAATATAATCTTTTGCTACAGTGATTTTATCATACTCAAAGGATTCATCGATTAAAATATCGTTTTCTTTAAGGTTTTTTGCATAGGCAGAAAGCATATTGCTGATATCAATTTTTCCGGTATGTTTTACTTTTCCATAATGAAATGGGATATCTAGCGCCGGATTAGTATTTCGGATCAATTCTGAAGAAAGAAATTCTCCTAAAAGGGGTTTATCACAAGCTTCAAACCAGTTGTTTTGCTCCTCTACGGCATTAAATCTTCGTAATATCGGAAGTTCTGAAACTAACGTTTTCTGGAGTTTTGTTTCTACATTTTTATAAAAAGAGACTGCTGTTTCAATTTGCTGCGAGGCTTGCCAAGCCATCGTAAAGCGCTTTAAAATTATGGGGTTATACAGACCTCCTGCTACTCTCGATGATTTCTGTGAAGCGTCTTCGAAAACTACATATGATTTGTTATGACTTTCTAATTCCTCTACAAAAGATAATCCCGATAATCCTAACCCTACAACAATATAATCTAATAGCATTTAACTTCTTAATTTATCTAACTGGCAATACTCATTAATAAATAATACAATCATAAAATATAAG is a window encoding:
- a CDS encoding DUF983 domain-containing protein, producing MNFLKGTKIYSIITGSCPVCQEESMYKESNPYKLSQTLKMQDRCSHCGTKYKIEPSFFYGAMYVSYPVGIAFAVAAFVISNLIFKLDLVATFIIISITMIAFLPVILRLSRNIWINFFMHYKKEEHSS
- a CDS encoding NAD(P)/FAD-dependent oxidoreductase; translation: MLLDYIVVGLGLSGLSFVEELESHNKSYVVFEDASQKSSRVAGGLYNPIILKRFTMAWQASQQIETAVSFYKNVETKLQKTLVSELPILRRFNAVEEQNNWFEACDKPLLGEFLSSELIRNTNPALDIPFHYGKVKHTGKIDISNMLSAYAKNLKENDILIDESFEYDKITVAKDYIQYKEIKCRHIVFAEGYGVKKNPFFNDLPLYGNKGEYIIIKSEALKQKEAIKSSIFIIPLGEDLYKVGATYNNEDKSPEITTTAREELQKKLEKFLKVPYKVVDQVAGIRPTVRDRRPLIGTHARYANVHILNGMGSRGILLAPTMAKELYKHIEKGTSLDKEIDCKRYSDL